A window from Brucella sp. BE17 encodes these proteins:
- a CDS encoding ScpA family protein produces the protein MAASGINTGIKDGALVPMDTLWQNDAERAQSEPSLLVDVQGFEGPLDLLLHLARNQRVDLARISVLALTEQYLSFIERAQALRLELAADYLVMAAWLAYLKSKLLIPKQQGDDGETGEELAASLQFRLKRLEAMRDAAATLVNRDQLGRDVFARGMPEAMVVDRNSHFSATLYDLLTAYASQRQRQTVTNVQISKRAVWSLKEARAALVRLLGGTVGDWFALDGFLVDYALSPQERASALASSFAASLELVRAGKLEVRQNAPFDPIYMRATAGLSQLDEDDDV, from the coding sequence TTGGCTGCATCAGGCATAAACACAGGCATTAAAGACGGTGCTCTCGTGCCGATGGATACGCTGTGGCAAAATGATGCTGAACGCGCGCAAAGCGAACCATCATTGCTGGTCGATGTGCAGGGCTTTGAAGGCCCGCTTGATCTGCTGCTGCATCTGGCCCGCAACCAGCGTGTCGATCTGGCGCGTATTTCCGTTCTGGCGCTGACCGAACAATATCTAAGCTTCATCGAACGTGCGCAGGCGTTGCGGTTGGAGCTTGCTGCCGATTATCTGGTGATGGCGGCATGGCTGGCCTATCTGAAATCCAAATTACTGATCCCCAAACAGCAGGGTGATGATGGCGAAACAGGCGAGGAGTTGGCGGCTTCGCTGCAATTCCGTTTGAAAAGACTTGAAGCCATGCGCGACGCGGCCGCCACGCTTGTCAACCGCGATCAGCTTGGGCGCGATGTCTTTGCAAGGGGAATGCCGGAGGCGATGGTGGTGGATCGCAACAGCCATTTTTCAGCAACCCTTTACGATCTTCTGACCGCTTATGCCTCGCAACGTCAGCGGCAAACTGTTACCAATGTGCAGATATCCAAACGCGCGGTCTGGTCGTTGAAAGAAGCGCGGGCGGCTCTGGTGCGCCTCTTGGGCGGTACGGTTGGCGACTGGTTCGCGCTCGACGGTTTTCTGGTTGATTATGCGTTGTCGCCGCAGGAACGCGCATCTGCGCTGGCAAGCTCCTTTGCAGCCAGTCTTGAATTGGTGCGTGCTGGCAAGCTCGAGGTTCGCCAGAACGCCCCCTTCGATCCAATCTATATGCGGGCGACAGCAGGTTTAAGCCAACTGGATGAGGACGACGATGTCTGA
- the nagZ gene encoding beta-N-acetylhexosaminidase, translated as MKQRKAWIAGVSGTKLTADEVAFFRDETPWGFILFARNVESLEQVTELTAHFRELTGHEQTPVFIDQEGGRVQRLRPPLVPNYPAAAEIGAIFARDREAGLRAAWLHARLHAFDLLKVGVTADCLPVLDVPIEGAHDVIGARAYSKNPHEVAEMGRAAAEGLLAGGVLPVVKHMPGHGRAFADTHKELARVNVPLAELVAHDFVPFRALNELPMAMTAHVVFDCIDPHRPSTLSPTVIDAIIRDLIGFDGLVMSDDVSMKALSGSLGDLSEGIIEAGCDIVLYCAGVMEELVEVAARVPLLEGKSLRRAELAEVYAGDPDLSDEEELRAEFNGMFEAVA; from the coding sequence ATGAAACAGCGCAAGGCATGGATTGCCGGTGTATCGGGAACAAAGTTGACAGCCGATGAGGTGGCTTTCTTTCGGGATGAAACACCGTGGGGCTTTATTCTCTTTGCGCGCAATGTCGAAAGTCTTGAACAGGTCACGGAATTGACCGCGCATTTTCGCGAATTGACGGGGCATGAACAAACTCCGGTTTTTATCGATCAGGAAGGGGGGCGCGTCCAGCGCCTGCGTCCACCACTGGTTCCCAATTATCCTGCCGCCGCTGAAATTGGTGCGATCTTTGCCCGTGATCGCGAGGCCGGGTTACGTGCAGCATGGCTTCATGCCCGCTTGCATGCTTTTGATCTGTTGAAGGTCGGCGTGACTGCGGACTGTCTGCCGGTGCTTGATGTGCCGATTGAAGGCGCGCATGATGTGATCGGTGCGCGCGCCTATTCAAAAAATCCGCATGAGGTGGCAGAAATGGGCCGTGCCGCCGCCGAAGGTCTACTTGCGGGCGGCGTGCTGCCGGTGGTCAAACATATGCCGGGCCATGGCCGGGCATTTGCCGACACACACAAGGAACTGGCGCGCGTGAATGTGCCGCTCGCTGAGCTGGTAGCACATGATTTCGTGCCGTTCAGGGCGCTCAATGAGCTGCCGATGGCGATGACGGCCCATGTCGTGTTTGACTGTATCGATCCGCATCGTCCATCCACCTTGTCGCCGACTGTGATCGACGCGATTATTCGTGATTTGATCGGCTTTGACGGTCTGGTCATGAGCGATGATGTTTCGATGAAAGCATTGTCCGGCAGCCTTGGTGATCTTTCCGAAGGCATCATCGAAGCCGGCTGCGATATTGTACTCTATTGCGCGGGCGTCATGGAAGAACTGGTCGAAGTGGCCGCCCGTGTTCCACTCCTTGAGGGAAAATCACTGCGCCGCGCAGAACTTGCAGAAGTCTATGCCGGCGATCCTGATCTTTCGGATGAAGAAGAATTGCGTGCCGAATTCAACGGCATGTTCGAGGCCGTAGCCTAA